The genomic window GTTGGTACTCGGGGTGCCAATAGGGGAGAAAAGGAGGAATTCAAAACAGCCATACGAAAACAGGTGATACGTTGTCACGaaaatttagacaaaataatcaTCGATTTTTTGAACCAAAATAAAGACTCTATTTTTCAATGTCTCATATAaacttggaaaaataaatacatatgattaattattcattatatataattaattattataatattgtgttAACATGATTTGGTCCCTGTGAAATGGATCACTCTTTAGTCCAATTCTTTTTTCCaggcttttaaaatttcttcagcTTTTTGCAAACTATCATTATgctgaaatgaaaaatattaattattgtaatgaaAAGTATAAATGATGATATGTTGACAAAATATTGAAGTTAGTTCATACCTTAATGAAGCAAAGTCGTATATATGACTCTCCAATGTGTTTATGATCCTCACTAAAGAATGCAGAGGGAGGTATACCCTGTAATTTGCGATTTTTAATAAgccatttaacaaatttataatcctGTCTTTTATCTGTTTCTGAACTGAGATCCACTTTATCAGCAAAAGAACTCCAATcagctaaaataaaatatccaccTTCAGGAATAACAGGGTTCATGCCAATATCCTTCAACACTCTTGCAATATAATCTCTTTTGGTTTGAAGATCCTTCGAAATTGACTTGAAGTAGCATTCTGGGCTATCAATTCGCTCCATCTCCTTCTCGAGGCTTCGTGCCACAGCTTCTTGTATCGGCGTAGGGCAGGTGTACACACAGTTTTGGTGAACAATTTGACAGTTTCTAATAAGATGCTCTGGACCAAGTGCCCATCCCAGCTTCCATCCAGTGACACTAAAAGTCTTTCCAGCAGATCCAATAGTTATTGTACGCTCCCACATTCCAGGAAGGGTTGCCATACGGATCATTTCGTTATCATCAAAGACCATATGTTCATATACGTCATCGGATATGCATAGCACGTTATGTTTAATGCACAAATCGGCTATCATTTGGATTTCATCTCGTTTGTACACTTTACCCAATGGGTTATTAGGATTGTTAAATATAATGGCTTTGGTTTTTGGAGTGAAAGCAGCACTTAGCTCCTCAGGGTTGAGTTTCCAATCCGCAGACGTAATATGACCATCCTTTTTAGTCTATAATGAACAAGTAAAgcatcataataatacattgaaatCTAATTTAGCAATAACTCAATTTACCGGAGCCAAACTAATGAATACGGGAGTTCCTCCGGCAAGTTTAACTTTGGGCTCATAGCAATCAAAGTAAGGTTCAATAATGATAACTTCATCCCCAGGATTAATATGTCCCATTATAGAGGTAAAAAGTGCCTCATAGGCTCCATCAGTGACTAAAACCTCCTTTAAGGGATCTACTGGATGGTTCAAGAGCCTTCCATAAAGCTTTGAAAGAGCTTGAATAAGTCGGGGATGTCCAAACCCTCTGGTATATTGATGTAGAACAGAATTAGGATTGGGATCCgctgatatatttttgagttcCTCAAGAACAGAGTGGGGAACAAGATCATCAGGGAGTCCTTGTCCAAGATTAAGAGGTTTGTACTCTAATCCCAATTGAATAAATTCAACCCTGAATAAGTagaaatggatttttaattcgGTAAAGaaggattgaaataaattttgaactaaTAACTTCCTCTGTCAATAGAAAATCCACTATTAATTTACCAGAATGAAGTATTAATTAGATCATTATTTAGAGGAAGCACTTACCATACATTGCTCTCGAGTCCTTTATACTTATTGGCCAGAGCAAATTTTTCCATATTGTGATTTGTAGCAAAAGATCTGAAAGTAGAGAGGGATTGAGAAATCTTTCCCATTTGACGTAGAGAAGATCCAATAATGTTGGAcatgatttattataataagcTCTATCTTTTCAAGGCTTATGAGcataacaatgaaataaaactaGATTTTGGGACAATAACAAAGTAAATACGTACCAAAATGTCggacttaataaaaatatattattacttattagagaTGTGttcaagtatttattaaaaatggatgTTTGTCTATGAAGAGATAAAAGAGAAATGAATTAGATTGTGATGCCGGTTGGTATTTGGAAATCTGATCAGTGTTAACTAAGGGAGTGATACTACAAAGAAGTCTGCATTCATTATCGCCCTACAGTTTC from Lepeophtheirus salmonis chromosome 1, UVic_Lsal_1.4, whole genome shotgun sequence includes these protein-coding regions:
- the Kyat gene encoding kynurenine aminotransferase isoform X2, producing MEKFALANKYKGLESNVWVEFIQLGLEYKPLNLGQGLPDDLVPHSVLEELKNISADPNPNSVLHQYTRGFGHPRLIQALSKLYGRLLNHPVDPLKEVLVTDGAYEALFTSIMGHINPGDEVIIIEPYFDCYEPKVKLAGGTPVFISLAPTKKDGHITSADWKLNPEELSAAFTPKTKAIIFNNPNNPLGKVYKRDEIQMIADLCIKHNVLCISDDVYEHMVFDDNEMIRMATLPGMWERTITIGSAGKTFSVTGWKLGWALGPEHLIRNCQIVHQNCVYTCPTPIQEAVARSLEKEMERIDSPECYFKSISKDLQTKRDYIARVLKDIGMNPVIPEGGYFILADWSSFADKVDLSSETDKRQDYKFVKWLIKNRKLQGIPPSAFFSEDHKHIGESYIRLCFIKHNDSLQKAEEILKAWKKELD
- the Kyat gene encoding kynurenine aminotransferase isoform X1 codes for the protein MSNIIGSSLRQMGKISQSLSTFRSFATNHNMEKFALANKYKGLESNVWVEFIQLGLEYKPLNLGQGLPDDLVPHSVLEELKNISADPNPNSVLHQYTRGFGHPRLIQALSKLYGRLLNHPVDPLKEVLVTDGAYEALFTSIMGHINPGDEVIIIEPYFDCYEPKVKLAGGTPVFISLAPTKKDGHITSADWKLNPEELSAAFTPKTKAIIFNNPNNPLGKVYKRDEIQMIADLCIKHNVLCISDDVYEHMVFDDNEMIRMATLPGMWERTITIGSAGKTFSVTGWKLGWALGPEHLIRNCQIVHQNCVYTCPTPIQEAVARSLEKEMERIDSPECYFKSISKDLQTKRDYIARVLKDIGMNPVIPEGGYFILADWSSFADKVDLSSETDKRQDYKFVKWLIKNRKLQGIPPSAFFSEDHKHIGESYIRLCFIKHNDSLQKAEEILKAWKKELD